The following are from one region of the Choloepus didactylus isolate mChoDid1 chromosome 11 unlocalized genomic scaffold, mChoDid1.pri SUPER_11_unloc1, whole genome shotgun sequence genome:
- the LOC119524368 gene encoding sodium-dependent phosphate transport protein 2A-like isoform X3, whose protein sequence is MVSDAVLWREAGGPGCLPSAGLQWAHDERGCLCLCAQPTGPAQDPRGLRLCLPQPGPCGPRRAWLPLRGGPGAPRAAACQAGPGGGTEASSAFQLAGGKVAGDIFKDNAILSNPVAGLVVGILVTVLVQSSSTSTSIVVSMVSSGLLEVSSAIPIIMGSNIGTSVTNTIVALMQAGDRTDFRRAFAGATVHDCFNWLSVLVLLPLEAATGYLHHVTWLIVASFNIRGGRDAPDLLKIITEPFTKLIIQLDKSVITSIATSDESLRNHSLIRIWCRPDTGKVSPRPGPQVRGLPLQAATCWFHRPLKILQVYLRDS, encoded by the exons GTGTCAGATGCTGTCCTATGGCGAGAGGCTGGGGGCCCAGGCTGTCTCCCCAGTGCCGGTCTGCAGTGGGCACATGATGAGCGGGGCTGCCTTTGCCTATGTGCCCAGCCCACAGG tcCTGCACAGGATCCCAGGGGCCTCCGCCTATGCCTTCCCCAGCCTGGGCCCTGTGGCCCTCGCCGAGCCTGGCTGCCCCTACGGGGAGGTCCTGGAGCTCCCCGAGCCGCTGCCTGCCAAGCTGGCCCTGGAGGAGGAACAGAAGCCAG CTCGGCCTTCCAGCTGGCTGGAG GGAAGGTGGCTGGTGACATCTTCAAGGACAACGCCATCCTCTCCAACCCGGTGGCAGGGCTGGTGGTAGGGATCCTGGTGACGGTGCTGGTGCAGAGTTCTAGCACCTCCACGTCCATCGTCGTCAGCATGGTCTCCTCTGGCT TGCTGGAGGTAAGCTCTGCTATCCCTATCATCATGGGCTCCAACATCGGCACCTCCGTCACCAACACCATCGTGGCCCTGATGCAGGCAGGAGACAGGACTGACTTCCGGAG GGCCTTTGCGGGGGCCACGGTGCACGACTGCTTTAACTGGCTGTCAGTTCTGGTCCTGCTGCCCCTGGAGGCAGCCACCGGGTACCTGCATCACGTCACTTGGCTCATAGTGGCCTCCTTCAACATCCGCGGCGGCCGGGATGCTCCGGACCTGCTTAAGATCATCACGGAGCCCTTCACTAAGCTTATCATCCAG CTGGACAAGTCCGTCATCACCAGCATTGCCACCAGTGACGAGTCCCTGAGGAATCACAGTCTCATTCGGATCTGGTGTCGCCCAGATACCGGGAAGGTGAGTCCCAGGCCTGGCCCCCAGGTGAGAGGACTCCCTCTGCAGGCAGCCACCTGCTGGTTTCATCGTCCACTCAAAATCCTCCAGGTATACCTTAGAGATAGTTAA
- the LOC119524368 gene encoding sodium-dependent phosphate transport protein 2A-like isoform X4 codes for MLSYGERLGAQAVSPVPVCSGHMMSGAAFAYVPSPQVLHRIPGASAYAFPSLGPVALAEPGCPYGEVLELPEPLPAKLALEEEQKPARPSSWLEVAGDIFKDNAILSNPVAGLVVGILVTVLVQSSSTSTSIVVSMVSSGLLEVSSAIPIIMGSNIGTSVTNTIVALMQAGDRTDFRRAFAGATVHDCFNWLSVLVLLPLEAATGYLHHVTWLIVASFNIRGGRDAPDLLKIITEPFTKLIIQLDKSVITSIATSDESLRNHSLIRIWCRPDTGKVSPRPGPQVRGLPLQAATCWFHRPLKILQVYLRDS; via the exons ATGCTGTCCTATGGCGAGAGGCTGGGGGCCCAGGCTGTCTCCCCAGTGCCGGTCTGCAGTGGGCACATGATGAGCGGGGCTGCCTTTGCCTATGTGCCCAGCCCACAGG tcCTGCACAGGATCCCAGGGGCCTCCGCCTATGCCTTCCCCAGCCTGGGCCCTGTGGCCCTCGCCGAGCCTGGCTGCCCCTACGGGGAGGTCCTGGAGCTCCCCGAGCCGCTGCCTGCCAAGCTGGCCCTGGAGGAGGAACAGAAGCCAG CTCGGCCTTCCAGCTGGCTGGAG GTGGCTGGTGACATCTTCAAGGACAACGCCATCCTCTCCAACCCGGTGGCAGGGCTGGTGGTAGGGATCCTGGTGACGGTGCTGGTGCAGAGTTCTAGCACCTCCACGTCCATCGTCGTCAGCATGGTCTCCTCTGGCT TGCTGGAGGTAAGCTCTGCTATCCCTATCATCATGGGCTCCAACATCGGCACCTCCGTCACCAACACCATCGTGGCCCTGATGCAGGCAGGAGACAGGACTGACTTCCGGAG GGCCTTTGCGGGGGCCACGGTGCACGACTGCTTTAACTGGCTGTCAGTTCTGGTCCTGCTGCCCCTGGAGGCAGCCACCGGGTACCTGCATCACGTCACTTGGCTCATAGTGGCCTCCTTCAACATCCGCGGCGGCCGGGATGCTCCGGACCTGCTTAAGATCATCACGGAGCCCTTCACTAAGCTTATCATCCAG CTGGACAAGTCCGTCATCACCAGCATTGCCACCAGTGACGAGTCCCTGAGGAATCACAGTCTCATTCGGATCTGGTGTCGCCCAGATACCGGGAAGGTGAGTCCCAGGCCTGGCCCCCAGGTGAGAGGACTCCCTCTGCAGGCAGCCACCTGCTGGTTTCATCGTCCACTCAAAATCCTCCAGGTATACCTTAGAGATAGTTAA
- the LOC119524368 gene encoding sodium-dependent phosphate transport protein 2A-like isoform X1, which produces MLSYGERLGAQAVSPVPVCSGHMMSGAAFAYVPSPQVLHRIPGASAYAFPSLGPVALAEPGCPYGEVLELPEPLPAKLALEEEQKPGGPGGQVGVAATLPAPCPLCSWPPHPTPTPTPEPGWAQKLRQAATMLLKVPLMLAFLYLFVCSLDVLSSAFQLAGGKVAGDIFKDNAILSNPVAGLVVGILVTVLVQSSSTSTSIVVSMVSSGLLEVSSAIPIIMGSNIGTSVTNTIVALMQAGDRTDFRRAFAGATVHDCFNWLSVLVLLPLEAATGYLHHVTWLIVASFNIRGGRDAPDLLKIITEPFTKLIIQLDKSVITSIATSDESLRNHSLIRIWCRPDTGKVSPRPGPQVRGLPLQAATCWFHRPLKILQVYLRDS; this is translated from the exons ATGCTGTCCTATGGCGAGAGGCTGGGGGCCCAGGCTGTCTCCCCAGTGCCGGTCTGCAGTGGGCACATGATGAGCGGGGCTGCCTTTGCCTATGTGCCCAGCCCACAGG tcCTGCACAGGATCCCAGGGGCCTCCGCCTATGCCTTCCCCAGCCTGGGCCCTGTGGCCCTCGCCGAGCCTGGCTGCCCCTACGGGGAGGTCCTGGAGCTCCCCGAGCCGCTGCCTGCCAAGCTGGCCCTGGAGGAGGAACAGAAGCCAGGTGGGCCTGGGGGGCAAGTGGGAGTGGCAGCCactctcccagccccctgcccactATGCTCgtggccaccccaccccaccccaaccccaaccccagaGCCCGGGTGGGCCCAGAAGCTGCGCCAGGCCGCCACAATGCTCCTCAAGGTGCCGCTGATGCTTGCCTTCCTCTACCTCTTCGTCTGCTCCCTGGACGTGCTCAGCTCGGCCTTCCAGCTGGCTGGAG GGAAGGTGGCTGGTGACATCTTCAAGGACAACGCCATCCTCTCCAACCCGGTGGCAGGGCTGGTGGTAGGGATCCTGGTGACGGTGCTGGTGCAGAGTTCTAGCACCTCCACGTCCATCGTCGTCAGCATGGTCTCCTCTGGCT TGCTGGAGGTAAGCTCTGCTATCCCTATCATCATGGGCTCCAACATCGGCACCTCCGTCACCAACACCATCGTGGCCCTGATGCAGGCAGGAGACAGGACTGACTTCCGGAG GGCCTTTGCGGGGGCCACGGTGCACGACTGCTTTAACTGGCTGTCAGTTCTGGTCCTGCTGCCCCTGGAGGCAGCCACCGGGTACCTGCATCACGTCACTTGGCTCATAGTGGCCTCCTTCAACATCCGCGGCGGCCGGGATGCTCCGGACCTGCTTAAGATCATCACGGAGCCCTTCACTAAGCTTATCATCCAG CTGGACAAGTCCGTCATCACCAGCATTGCCACCAGTGACGAGTCCCTGAGGAATCACAGTCTCATTCGGATCTGGTGTCGCCCAGATACCGGGAAGGTGAGTCCCAGGCCTGGCCCCCAGGTGAGAGGACTCCCTCTGCAGGCAGCCACCTGCTGGTTTCATCGTCCACTCAAAATCCTCCAGGTATACCTTAGAGATAGTTAA
- the LOC119524368 gene encoding sodium-dependent phosphate transport protein 2A-like isoform X2 has protein sequence MLSYGERLGAQAVSPVPVCSGHMMSGAAFAYVPSPQVLHRIPGASAYAFPSLGPVALAEPGCPYGEVLELPEPLPAKLALEEEQKPEPGWAQKLRQAATMLLKVPLMLAFLYLFVCSLDVLSSAFQLAGGKVAGDIFKDNAILSNPVAGLVVGILVTVLVQSSSTSTSIVVSMVSSGLLEVSSAIPIIMGSNIGTSVTNTIVALMQAGDRTDFRRAFAGATVHDCFNWLSVLVLLPLEAATGYLHHVTWLIVASFNIRGGRDAPDLLKIITEPFTKLIIQLDKSVITSIATSDESLRNHSLIRIWCRPDTGKVSPRPGPQVRGLPLQAATCWFHRPLKILQVYLRDS, from the exons ATGCTGTCCTATGGCGAGAGGCTGGGGGCCCAGGCTGTCTCCCCAGTGCCGGTCTGCAGTGGGCACATGATGAGCGGGGCTGCCTTTGCCTATGTGCCCAGCCCACAGG tcCTGCACAGGATCCCAGGGGCCTCCGCCTATGCCTTCCCCAGCCTGGGCCCTGTGGCCCTCGCCGAGCCTGGCTGCCCCTACGGGGAGGTCCTGGAGCTCCCCGAGCCGCTGCCTGCCAAGCTGGCCCTGGAGGAGGAACAGAAGCCAG aGCCCGGGTGGGCCCAGAAGCTGCGCCAGGCCGCCACAATGCTCCTCAAGGTGCCGCTGATGCTTGCCTTCCTCTACCTCTTCGTCTGCTCCCTGGACGTGCTCAGCTCGGCCTTCCAGCTGGCTGGAG GGAAGGTGGCTGGTGACATCTTCAAGGACAACGCCATCCTCTCCAACCCGGTGGCAGGGCTGGTGGTAGGGATCCTGGTGACGGTGCTGGTGCAGAGTTCTAGCACCTCCACGTCCATCGTCGTCAGCATGGTCTCCTCTGGCT TGCTGGAGGTAAGCTCTGCTATCCCTATCATCATGGGCTCCAACATCGGCACCTCCGTCACCAACACCATCGTGGCCCTGATGCAGGCAGGAGACAGGACTGACTTCCGGAG GGCCTTTGCGGGGGCCACGGTGCACGACTGCTTTAACTGGCTGTCAGTTCTGGTCCTGCTGCCCCTGGAGGCAGCCACCGGGTACCTGCATCACGTCACTTGGCTCATAGTGGCCTCCTTCAACATCCGCGGCGGCCGGGATGCTCCGGACCTGCTTAAGATCATCACGGAGCCCTTCACTAAGCTTATCATCCAG CTGGACAAGTCCGTCATCACCAGCATTGCCACCAGTGACGAGTCCCTGAGGAATCACAGTCTCATTCGGATCTGGTGTCGCCCAGATACCGGGAAGGTGAGTCCCAGGCCTGGCCCCCAGGTGAGAGGACTCCCTCTGCAGGCAGCCACCTGCTGGTTTCATCGTCCACTCAAAATCCTCCAGGTATACCTTAGAGATAGTTAA